The DNA region GCGGCCGGGCTCGGTGTCGTCGTGACCGCGCTCGTGCCGGCGTTCGTCCCCGAATCGAACGTCCGCACCGGTGGCCGGTTCGACCTCGTCGGCGCGGTAGGGCTTTCGGCCGCGCTGGTCTGTCTTCTGCTGGCGATTTCCCAAGGGGCGCGGTGGGGCTGGGCGAGCGGGCGGACGCTGGGTCTGTTCGCGGCCGCCGCGCTCGTCCTGCTGCTGTGGGGTGGTTGGGAACTGCGCACGGCCCGTCCGCTGGTGGATCTGCGGACGACCGTCCGGCGGCAGGTCCTGCTGACGAACCTGACGTCGATCGTGTTCGCGTTCGCGATGTTCGCGCAGTCGCTGGTGCTGCCGCAGATCCTCCAGCTCCCGGCGGCGACCGGCTACGGGCTCGGGCAGACCATGCTGGTCACCGGGCTGGTGCTGGTGCCGTCCGGTGTGGTGATGATGCTGACCGCCCCGCTGTCCGCGCGGCTCACGAAGGCCCGCGGACCCAAGGCGACGCTGATGCTCGGCGCTCTCGTCGTCGCCGCGGGCTATGGCCTCGGCACCGTCCTGATGGCGAGCGTGTGGCATCTCGTGCTGGTGTCCGCCACGATCGGCGCCGGCATCGGGCTCGCCTACGGCGCGATGCCCGCGCTCATCATGGGCGCCGTCCCGGTGTCGGAGACGGCGGCCGCGAACAGCCTCAACACCCTGATGCGCGCGATCGGCACGTCGATCTCCAGCGCCGTCGCGGGGTGATCCTGGCGCAGCTGACCGTCTCTTTCGGGCCGGTGCAGGTCCCGTCCCAGGGCGGTTTCCGGCTGATCATGGGGCTCGGCTCGGCGACCGCGCTCTTCGCGCTGGCGATCGCCGCGTTCATTCCCGGCCGGTCTTCGCCAGTTTCGACGGCCACCAGATCTTCCGTCCGGCGTCCACCGCCAGCGCCGGTACCAGCAGCGAGCGCACCAGGAGCGTATCGAGCAGGACGCCGAACGCGACGATGAAAGCCAGCTGCGCCAGGAAAAGGATGGGCAGGACGGCGAGAGCGGCGAAGGTCGCGGCGAGCACGACACCCGCGGACGTGATCACGCCGCCGGTGACGCGCAGGCCGCGCAGGGTCCCGTCCCGCGTGCCGATCCTGCCCGCCTCTTCGCGGACCCTCGTCATCAGGAAGATGTTGTAGTCGATCCCCAGCGCGACGAGGAAGACGAAGCCGAACAGCGGGACGACCGGGTCGGCGCCGGGGAAGTCGAAGACGTGGTTGAACACCAGCGCCGAGACCCCCATCGTCGCGGCGAAGGACAGCACCACCGTGCCGATCAGCAGCAGCGGCGCCAGCAGTGACCGCAGGAGCAGCGCGAGCACGAGGAAGATCACGACCAGGACGATCGGGATGATCACCATCCGGTCGTGTTCGGAGGTCTCCCTCGTGTCGAGCAGGGTGGCCGTCGGCCCGCCGACCTTGGTGCCGTCGAAGGTGTGGACGGCGTCGCGGATCCGTTGCACCGTCGCGACGGCCGCGTCGGAGTCCGGGGGATCGGCGAGGACGGCGTCGATCTTCGCGAGTCCGCCCGCTTCGCCGCTTTGGCGGACGTCCGAGACGCCGGGGACACGCGCCAGCGCGGTGACGGCCGGAGCCTGACCGGCGGGGGTGATGATCACCGTGGGCGAGCCGGAGCCGCCGGGGAAGTAGCGCGAGAGGACTTCCTGTCCCGCGACGGAATCGACCGGCGTGAGGAAGACGTCGGACTGCGCGGTGCCGGAGGCCTTGAGCTGGGGGAGGAACGCGCCGCCCGCGAGCAGGACGACGGTCGTGACGATCCAGATCGTCCGCGGCGCGCGGGCGACCAGGCCCGACACGCGTGCCCAAAGCCCGCCGGTCTCCTCGCGGGGCGGGGCCACCGCCGGGCGGAAGGGCCAGAAGGCGTTGCGCCCGCACAAAGCCAGGACGGCGGGCAGGAACGTGATGGTGGTGAGGAAGGCTGCGCCGATGCCGATGGCGGCGACCGGGCCGAGCCCCTTGTTGGAGTTCAGATCGCTGAACAGCAGGCACAGCACGCCGAGGATCACGGTCCCGGCGGAGGCGGCGATCGGCTCGATGGTCGAGCGCCAGGCCGTGCGGAGCGCGGTGCGGGCGTCGTCGCTGGTCCGGAGCTCTTCGCGATGGCGCGAGATCATCAGGAGCGCGTAGTCGGTGGCGGCGCCGAAGACGAGGATGAACAGGATTCCCTGGCTCTGCCCGTTCAGGGCCAGCACGTCGTGATCCGCGAGCAGGTACACCGCGAGACTCGCCGTGCCCAGCGCGAACACCGCCGACAACAGGACGAGCAGGGGGAGGAGGGGGCTCCGGTAGACGATGATCAGGATGACCGCGACCACCGCGCCCGCGACCAGGAGCAGCAGCCCGTCGATCCCGCCGAACGCCTCCTTGAGGTCGGCGACCTGGGCGGCGGGGCCGGTCACGAGCACCTTCAACCCGTCCGGGGTGTCACGGGCGAGCGACTCTCGCAGAGCCTCGACACCGTCACCGGGGTCGCTCGTGGCGTCCAGGAGCACGACCACCTGCGCGCCCGCGTCGCTCTGCGGAGCCGGGACGAGCCGCGCGTTCGCCGTGCGGTCGGCGAGGAACCGCTTGTCGCTCTCGGTCAGGCCCGACGGCCGCTCGGCGACGACGATCGCCGGGATGACGGCGGCGCTGGAGAACTGTTTCTGGAGCTCGCCCACCTCGGTCGCTTCGGCCGACGCCGGCAGGAAACCGCTGCTGTCGTTCTCCGTGACCTCGCTGAGCTTGCCCGCGTACGGGCCGCTGAGACCACCGAAGATCAGCCAGGCGACCGCCACCAGGGCCGGGAGCAGCCATCGCAGACGTGACCGCGTGCGGGCGCGGCGTTCGACTTCCGAGATCATGGACCGATGGCTCCCGTGACAGCGCTACTTCGACGAGTGAATAGTTCGACCATCGAAATAGTAGAGTGGTCACCCGGACGGGGCAACGTGAGGGGAGTTACCCGACATGGCTGAGGACGTCGAGCCGGTCACGGACGATCTGCTCGTTCTCCTGTTGCGGCAGTTGACCGTCGAGTCGGACCGGTTCGCGGAAATGTTCGGAGAGGCACACGGCCTGCACCGGACCGACCTCAACGCGCTCGCGGTGATCATGGACGCCGCCAGGATGGGGACCCCGATGAGCCCGAGCGCGCTCGCGAACGCGTTGCACCTGAGCGCGTCGGCGACGACGGCGGTGCTGGACCGGCTGGAGCGGGCCGGGCATCTCCACCGGGACCGGAGCGCGACCGACCGGCGCAAGGTCGAGTTGCGGATGCACGAGAAGGCGCGCGAGATCGGCGCCGAGTTCTTCCTGCCCCTCGGCGAGCGCTACGCCGAGGCGTGGCGGGAGATGGAGGAGGACGAGCGGCGGACGGTCGTCCGGTTCCTCCGGAGCACGATCGCCGCCACCGTCGAAGTGCGCGGCCGCCTGGCACCGTGAACACTCGGGACCATGCGATGTGTGGTGCTCGGAGCGACGGGCTATGTCGGCGGACGGCTGGTTCCCCAGCTGCTCGAAGCGGGTCACGAGGTCCGCGTCGTGGCCCGTTCGCCGGAGAAGGTCGCCGAGGAGCCGTGGCGTGACCGTGTCGAGGTCGAACGCGGCGACGTCACGGATCCGTCCTCGATCGAGACGGCGCTGACCGGCTGCGAGGTCGTCTACTACCTCGTGCATTCGTTGTCGCGCAAGGACTTCGTCGACGTCGACCGCGAAGGGGCGAAGACGGTCGCCGAGGCGGCGAAGACTGCGGGCGCGCGGCGGCTGGTGTACCTGGGCGGCATCGTGCCGGACGACGAGGAGTTGTCGCCGCATCTGGCGTCGCGCGCCGAAGTGGGCCGGGTCCTGCTGGACTCCGGGGTGCCCGCGATCGTCCTGCAGGCCGCGGTGATCATCGGTTCCGGCTCGGCGAGTTTCGAGATGCTGCGCTACCTGACGGAGCGGCTGCCGGCGATGGTCACCCCGCGCTGGGTGCGCAACCGCATCCAGCCGGTCGCGATCCGGGACGTGCTGCACTACCTCGTGCACGCCGCGGAACTGCCGTCCGAAGTGAACGGTGCCTTCGACATCGGCGGGCCCGACGTGCTGACCTATCTGGACATGATGCGCCGCTATGCCGTCGTGGCGGGCCTGCCGCGGCGTGCCGTCGTACCCGTGCCCGTGCTGACGCCGTGGTTGTCCGCGCAGTGGGTCAACCTGGTCACGCCGGTGCCGAAGGCGATCGCGGTGCCGCTGATCGAATCGCTGGTGCACGAGGTCGTCTGTCACGACCACGCGATCGCCGAGCACATCCCCGACCCGGAGGCGGGGCTGACGCACTACGAGCACGCCGTCGAACTGGCGCTGTCCCGGATCCGCAACGCCGACGTGCCGACCCGCTGGTCGGACGCGTCGGTCGACGCGGCTCCCTCGGATCCGCTGCCGAGCGATCCGGACTGGGCGGGCGGGACCGTCTACGAGGACAAGCGCGAGCAGCGGACGGACGCCTCACCGGAGGCGCTGTGGGACGTCATCGAGTCCATCGGCGGGGAGCACGGGTGGTATTCGTTCCCGCTGGCCTGGTCGGTCCGCGGCTGGGCCGACCGGCTCGTCGGCGGCGTCGGGTTGCGGCGCGGCAGACGGGATCCGCGACGCCTGCATCTCGGCGAGGCGCTGGACTGGTGGCGCGTCGAATACCTCGACCGGCCGCGGCTGCTGCGGTTGCGGGCGGAGATGAAGCTGCCGGGGCGCGCCTGGCTCGAACTCGGTGTCGAGTCCGATGAGGACGGCCGGACGATCTACCGGCAGCGCGCGGTGTTCGAGCCGCACGGGCTTGCCGGGCACGCGTACTGGAAGGGGATCGCGCCGTTCCACGGTGTCGTCTTCGGCGGCATGGTCCGCAACATCACCGGTGCGGCGGCCGGTGCGCTCGAGAGCTGAAGGGGACTTTCCCCTCGTTACACGCGGCGAAGGGCGCTTTCCCCGCATCGCATGCGGGGAAGGGCCCTTTCAGCCCTGGCCGCGAGCCGGGGGCGCGGTGCTGGAGCGGACGACGAGTTCGGTCGGGACGCTGATCGCCTCCGCCGCCCCCTCCTCGGACATCCCGGCCAGAAGTGCCGCGACGGC from Amycolatopsis sp. EV170708-02-1 includes:
- a CDS encoding SDR family oxidoreductase, translating into MRCVVLGATGYVGGRLVPQLLEAGHEVRVVARSPEKVAEEPWRDRVEVERGDVTDPSSIETALTGCEVVYYLVHSLSRKDFVDVDREGAKTVAEAAKTAGARRLVYLGGIVPDDEELSPHLASRAEVGRVLLDSGVPAIVLQAAVIIGSGSASFEMLRYLTERLPAMVTPRWVRNRIQPVAIRDVLHYLVHAAELPSEVNGAFDIGGPDVLTYLDMMRRYAVVAGLPRRAVVPVPVLTPWLSAQWVNLVTPVPKAIAVPLIESLVHEVVCHDHAIAEHIPDPEAGLTHYEHAVELALSRIRNADVPTRWSDASVDAAPSDPLPSDPDWAGGTVYEDKREQRTDASPEALWDVIESIGGEHGWYSFPLAWSVRGWADRLVGGVGLRRGRRDPRRLHLGEALDWWRVEYLDRPRLLRLRAEMKLPGRAWLELGVESDEDGRTIYRQRAVFEPHGLAGHAYWKGIAPFHGVVFGGMVRNITGAAAGALES
- a CDS encoding MMPL family transporter: MISEVERRARTRSRLRWLLPALVAVAWLIFGGLSGPYAGKLSEVTENDSSGFLPASAEATEVGELQKQFSSAAVIPAIVVAERPSGLTESDKRFLADRTANARLVPAPQSDAGAQVVVLLDATSDPGDGVEALRESLARDTPDGLKVLVTGPAAQVADLKEAFGGIDGLLLLVAGAVVAVILIIVYRSPLLPLLVLLSAVFALGTASLAVYLLADHDVLALNGQSQGILFILVFGAATDYALLMISRHREELRTSDDARTALRTAWRSTIEPIAASAGTVILGVLCLLFSDLNSNKGLGPVAAIGIGAAFLTTITFLPAVLALCGRNAFWPFRPAVAPPREETGGLWARVSGLVARAPRTIWIVTTVVLLAGGAFLPQLKASGTAQSDVFLTPVDSVAGQEVLSRYFPGGSGSPTVIITPAGQAPAVTALARVPGVSDVRQSGEAGGLAKIDAVLADPPDSDAAVATVQRIRDAVHTFDGTKVGGPTATLLDTRETSEHDRMVIIPIVLVVIFLVLALLLRSLLAPLLLIGTVVLSFAATMGVSALVFNHVFDFPGADPVVPLFGFVFLVALGIDYNIFLMTRVREEAGRIGTRDGTLRGLRVTGGVITSAGVVLAATFAALAVLPILFLAQLAFIVAFGVLLDTLLVRSLLVPALAVDAGRKIWWPSKLAKTGRE
- a CDS encoding MarR family winged helix-turn-helix transcriptional regulator, which produces MAEDVEPVTDDLLVLLLRQLTVESDRFAEMFGEAHGLHRTDLNALAVIMDAARMGTPMSPSALANALHLSASATTAVLDRLERAGHLHRDRSATDRRKVELRMHEKAREIGAEFFLPLGERYAEAWREMEEDERRTVVRFLRSTIAATVEVRGRLAP